One genomic window of Streptomonospora nanhaiensis includes the following:
- a CDS encoding DUF6917 domain-containing protein yields MIGEDGAKRTVAATVVKVLVHRRTDRGMSLEPFASRCVRAGEVHELVTTDHTGTAAGTRIDRVGFLGFAEIDRAGVIDRGDELRVNGRTVGTVLGFDACHFPNHYNVLVRTPRTLTGPDLRLAPEDRIEFVPAPFAED; encoded by the coding sequence GTGATCGGCGAGGACGGGGCCAAGCGCACGGTGGCGGCCACGGTGGTCAAAGTGCTGGTGCACCGCCGCACGGACCGCGGGATGTCGCTGGAGCCGTTCGCCAGCCGCTGCGTGCGGGCGGGCGAGGTGCACGAGCTGGTCACCACCGACCACACCGGCACGGCGGCGGGCACGCGGATCGACCGGGTGGGGTTCCTCGGCTTCGCCGAGATCGACCGCGCCGGCGTGATCGACCGCGGCGACGAACTGCGGGTCAACGGCCGCACGGTCGGCACGGTCCTGGGGTTCGACGCCTGCCACTTCCCCAACCACTACAACGTGCTGGTGCGCACGCCGCGCACGCTGACGGGGCCGGACCTCCGACTGGCGCCCGAGGACCGGATCGAGTTCGTCCCGGCCCCGTTCGCGGAGGACTGA
- a CDS encoding Gfo/Idh/MocA family protein: MAPTAPLRVGLIGLGAISRFYVRALCERPSLRLAAVCDPSPEALAPFAATVPCHRDHRDLLAAGGLDAVVVAVPNHLHAAVAGDAVAAGLPVCVEKPLATALPDAEALAAAAERRGVVLRTAFHRRHNAAVRALAGRLAGRAPVTGLTVRYLERIEDHIGGDAWYLDPLRCGGGCVADNGPNALDLVRLLLGEVEVVGAEVERDPAGLDRRARVRLASADGAAATVELDWAFPGERKDVLVRLADGGTDGADMLAGHPGFKGSLWHEYAAILADFEDRVRGRAPAGGDGGVPALALVEAAYRAERAPESGASAATGAGGRA; this comes from the coding sequence ATGGCACCGACCGCACCGCTGCGCGTGGGGCTCATCGGCCTGGGCGCCATCTCGCGGTTCTACGTCCGGGCGCTGTGCGAGCGCCCGTCGCTGCGCCTGGCGGCCGTGTGCGACCCCTCCCCCGAGGCCCTGGCGCCCTTCGCCGCGACCGTGCCCTGCCACCGCGACCACCGCGACCTGCTGGCCGCCGGCGGCCTCGACGCCGTCGTGGTGGCGGTGCCCAACCACCTGCACGCCGCCGTCGCCGGCGACGCGGTCGCCGCCGGACTCCCGGTCTGCGTGGAGAAGCCGCTGGCCACGGCCCTGCCCGACGCCGAGGCGCTGGCGGCGGCGGCCGAGCGGCGCGGCGTGGTGCTGCGCACCGCGTTCCACCGCCGCCACAACGCCGCCGTGCGGGCCCTGGCGGGCCGCCTGGCCGGGCGCGCCCCGGTCACCGGGCTCACCGTGCGCTATCTGGAGCGGATCGAGGACCACATCGGCGGCGACGCCTGGTACCTCGACCCGCTCCGGTGCGGGGGCGGCTGCGTCGCCGACAACGGGCCCAACGCCTTGGACCTGGTACGGCTGCTGCTGGGCGAGGTCGAGGTGGTCGGCGCCGAGGTCGAGCGCGACCCCGCGGGCCTGGACCGCCGGGCGCGGGTGCGCCTCGCCTCGGCGGACGGCGCAGCGGCGACCGTCGAACTGGACTGGGCCTTTCCGGGCGAGCGCAAGGACGTGCTGGTGCGGCTGGCCGATGGCGGCACCGACGGCGCCGACATGCTCGCCGGCCACCCGGGCTTCAAGGGCTCGCTGTGGCACGAGTACGCCGCGATCCTGGCCGACTTCGAGGACCGCGTGCGCGGGCGCGCCCCGGCGGGCGGCGACGGCGGCGTGCCGGCCCTGGCGCTGGTCGAGGCGGCCTACCGCGCGGAGCGGGCGCCGGAGTCCGGCGCGTCGGCGGCCACCGGGGCGGGGGGACGCGCGTGA
- a CDS encoding Ldh family oxidoreductase, translated as MTRSDTAPPVPARSDVRVAHADLAACTARILAARGLAPDRADAAAAALCHGDLTGVRSHGLANLARIYLPALHSGRIDPAAEPRVLSDLGACLLVDARRALGLWQAGAAVDLAVERARHHGAGLVWVRGATHFGCAGHHAARAAEHGMVGIVAANCGRQRIAPPPGGRRPLLGTNPLAVAAPALPGRPFVLDMSTTAVPTGRVREAARAGRAIPEGWLADDLGRPVTDPAAFDRGEAHLRWLGQGEGAYKGFGLGLAVEVLAALVPGAGLGPWPDPGAGGAAPADDDIGFLAAAFAPAALRAGFADDARTLFAEVLACPPTDPASPVRYPGWPEAERAAEHRRTGVPLAEAVYRELAAAAAAAGTAAPALIGGV; from the coding sequence GTGACACGATCGGACACCGCGCCCCCGGTCCCCGCGCGCAGCGACGTGCGGGTGGCCCACGCCGACCTGGCGGCCTGCACCGCGCGGATCCTCGCCGCGCGCGGCCTTGCCCCCGACCGCGCCGACGCCGCGGCCGCGGCCCTGTGCCACGGCGACCTCACCGGGGTGCGCTCCCACGGCCTTGCCAACCTGGCGCGGATCTACCTGCCCGCGCTGCACTCCGGGCGCATCGACCCCGCCGCCGAGCCCCGCGTGCTCTCCGACCTGGGCGCCTGCCTGCTCGTGGACGCCCGCCGCGCGCTGGGCCTGTGGCAGGCGGGCGCCGCCGTGGACCTCGCCGTGGAGCGCGCCCGCCACCACGGCGCCGGCCTGGTGTGGGTGCGCGGAGCCACCCATTTCGGCTGCGCCGGCCACCACGCCGCCCGCGCCGCCGAGCACGGCATGGTCGGGATCGTGGCCGCCAACTGCGGGCGCCAGCGCATCGCGCCCCCGCCGGGCGGGCGGCGCCCGCTGCTGGGCACCAACCCCCTGGCCGTCGCCGCGCCCGCCCTGCCCGGCCGCCCGTTCGTGCTGGACATGAGCACCACGGCCGTGCCAACGGGTCGCGTGCGCGAGGCCGCGCGCGCCGGCCGCGCCATCCCCGAGGGCTGGCTGGCCGACGACCTCGGCCGCCCCGTCACCGACCCCGCCGCCTTCGACCGGGGCGAGGCGCACCTGCGCTGGCTGGGCCAGGGCGAGGGCGCCTACAAGGGCTTCGGGCTCGGCCTGGCGGTCGAGGTGCTGGCCGCCCTGGTCCCGGGCGCGGGTCTGGGACCCTGGCCCGACCCCGGCGCCGGCGGCGCGGCCCCCGCCGACGACGACATCGGGTTCCTGGCGGCGGCCTTCGCTCCTGCGGCGCTGCGCGCGGGTTTCGCCGACGACGCCCGCACCCTGTTCGCCGAGGTCCTGGCCTGCCCGCCGACCGATCCCGCCTCACCCGTGCGCTACCCGGGCTGGCCCGAGGCCGAGCGGGCGGCCGAGCACCGCCGCACCGGGGTGCCGCTGGCCGAGGCCGTCTACCGCGAACTCGCGGCGGCGGCCGCCGCCGCGGGCACCGCCGCGCCCGCGCTGATCGGAGGCGTGTGA
- a CDS encoding M20/M25/M40 family metallo-hydrolase — MSTARLTPADHRLLLRLLELPTAGPLETGPGAPPPRLRQAQRTYAEAAAEAGCVVVHHGAPDPAELERPEVPEAVRRAAADPAFLADQPSLVLRLGPPLPRAATAMFNVHLDTVAGDEPVSFDGTRFHGRGAADAKGPAVALLAGLRAARAADPAVGTEVGVLVQAVAGEEGGAMGVFGTRPLVERGLVGRLNVFCEPTGLRYLPRCTAAMTARVRVRGRDSIDDRPGEGHNATVLLGFLAQYLAEELAHHPGGTVCVAGLHTGTLHNRVYGRGDLLLNLAYASSAAGRRLGAAVEAALDSGLAEFSRRFAAAPPFALTAADARAITRLDWLKRGLPTLDGPDPWLRDLMERAGVEPWPADARGFTCDAIWMAGVPGAAAVLGPGDLAANNAHAQGEFADLADLDAFADTVARLLLAFADDHRQRNGAS; from the coding sequence GTGAGCACCGCCCGGCTCACCCCCGCCGACCACCGCCTCCTGCTGCGCCTGCTGGAGCTGCCCACCGCCGGGCCGCTGGAGACCGGGCCCGGCGCCCCGCCGCCGCGCCTGCGCCAGGCCCAGCGCACCTACGCCGAGGCCGCCGCCGAGGCGGGCTGCGTGGTGGTGCACCACGGCGCGCCCGACCCCGCGGAGCTGGAGCGCCCCGAGGTCCCCGAGGCCGTGCGCCGCGCCGCGGCCGACCCCGCGTTCCTCGCCGACCAGCCCAGTCTGGTGCTGCGCCTGGGCCCGCCGCTGCCGCGCGCCGCCACCGCCATGTTCAACGTGCACCTGGACACCGTGGCCGGCGACGAGCCGGTGTCCTTCGACGGCACCCGCTTCCACGGGCGCGGCGCCGCCGACGCCAAGGGCCCGGCCGTGGCGCTGCTGGCCGGCCTGCGGGCGGCCCGCGCCGCCGACCCCGCCGTCGGCACCGAGGTCGGGGTGCTCGTGCAGGCGGTCGCCGGAGAGGAGGGCGGCGCCATGGGCGTGTTCGGCACCCGCCCCCTGGTGGAGCGCGGCCTCGTGGGCCGCCTCAACGTCTTCTGCGAGCCCACCGGCCTGCGCTACCTGCCGCGCTGCACCGCCGCCATGACCGCGCGGGTGCGGGTGCGCGGCCGCGACTCCATCGACGACCGCCCCGGCGAGGGCCACAACGCCACCGTGCTGCTCGGCTTCCTGGCCCAGTACCTCGCCGAGGAGCTGGCCCACCACCCCGGCGGCACCGTGTGCGTGGCCGGGCTGCACACCGGCACGCTGCACAACCGCGTCTACGGCCGCGGCGACCTGCTGCTGAACCTCGCCTACGCGTCCTCGGCCGCCGGCCGGCGCCTGGGCGCGGCCGTCGAGGCGGCCCTGGACTCCGGCCTGGCGGAGTTCTCCCGGCGCTTCGCCGCCGCGCCGCCCTTCGCCCTGACGGCGGCCGACGCCCGCGCCATCACCCGCCTGGACTGGCTCAAGCGCGGCCTGCCCACCCTCGACGGCCCCGACCCCTGGCTGCGCGACCTGATGGAGCGCGCCGGGGTCGAGCCCTGGCCCGCCGACGCGCGCGGATTCACCTGCGACGCCATATGGATGGCCGGGGTGCCCGGCGCCGCCGCCGTGCTGGGCCCCGGCGACCTCGCCGCCAACAACGCCCACGCCCAGGGCGAGTTCGCCGACCTGGCCGACCTCGACGCCTTCGCCGACACCGTCGCCCGGCTGCTGCTCGCCTTCGCCGACGACCACCGACAGCGGAACGGAGCATCGTGA
- a CDS encoding sugar phosphate isomerase/epimerase family protein has protein sequence MPEPAPIAAAPPAAPAADTVAAVPAAPTAPSAAPPAAASGPTAAIAYAGIGDEAGPDLATQLAALDTLGWRHLELRSVGGTAVADLDDTAFARVAGELSARGVVVCCVDSRIGNWARPVTGDPGPDLAELAVLADRCAALGTDRVRVMSYPNDGLPEHEWRRRVLDRTRRLCDLAERRGLRLLVENCAGWAADSAERMLDLLDSVASPALGLLFDTGNGIAHGYSAADLLGDIAARVAHVHVKDARSTPQGTVYTVPGQGEARVADCLRMLLAAGYQGVWSIEPHLALRPHEPGTALSGDPAGFTAAGEALRRLVDRVVVPAAPGWSGGAVGLVRRGAP, from the coding sequence GTGCCTGAGCCCGCCCCGATCGCCGCGGCGCCCCCGGCCGCGCCCGCAGCCGACACGGTGGCCGCGGTGCCCGCAGCCCCGACGGCGCCCTCGGCGGCGCCGCCGGCCGCCGCGTCCGGGCCCACCGCCGCCATCGCCTACGCCGGCATCGGCGACGAGGCCGGGCCCGACCTCGCCACCCAGCTCGCCGCCCTCGACACGCTCGGCTGGCGCCACCTGGAGCTGCGCAGCGTCGGCGGCACCGCCGTCGCCGACCTCGACGACACCGCCTTCGCCCGAGTCGCCGGCGAACTCTCCGCGCGCGGGGTCGTGGTGTGCTGCGTGGACTCCCGGATCGGCAACTGGGCCCGGCCCGTCACCGGCGACCCCGGCCCCGACCTGGCCGAGCTAGCGGTCCTGGCCGACCGCTGCGCCGCCCTGGGCACCGACCGCGTCCGCGTCATGTCCTATCCCAACGACGGCCTGCCCGAGCACGAGTGGCGCCGCCGCGTCCTCGACCGCACCCGGCGCCTGTGCGACCTCGCCGAGCGGCGCGGGCTGCGGCTGCTGGTCGAGAACTGCGCGGGCTGGGCCGCCGACTCCGCCGAGCGCATGCTCGACCTCCTCGACTCCGTCGCCAGCCCCGCGCTGGGCCTGCTCTTCGACACCGGCAACGGGATCGCCCACGGCTACAGCGCCGCCGACCTGCTCGGCGACATCGCCGCCCGGGTGGCGCACGTCCACGTCAAGGACGCCCGCTCCACCCCCCAGGGCACGGTCTACACCGTCCCCGGCCAGGGCGAGGCGCGGGTGGCCGACTGCCTGCGCATGCTGCTGGCCGCCGGATACCAGGGCGTGTGGTCGATCGAACCGCACCTGGCGCTGCGCCCGCACGAGCCCGGCACGGCCCTGTCCGGCGACCCCGCCGGGTTCACCGCCGCCGGCGAGGCGCTGCGCCGCCTGGTCGACCGCGTGGTCGTGCCCGCCGCGCCCGGCTGGTCGGGCGGTGCGGTGGGACTGGTGCGCCGGGGGGCGCCGTGA
- a CDS encoding oxidoreductase: protein MLHTLVVGLGRSGRGLHLPALNRARALAGRRRLFSPGPVLTHDIRALRGEPPLPGTRPVTALAEAAALVDPARTVVHLCTPPGVRSRLMADLAALGYRRILVEKPLAPDEPELAAVLGARRRHGLDLVVVAQWLTSALSYRLLAAAREGAFGALRAISVLQTKPRFVRSLTSRAHPTVFDVELPHSVGLALALAGPARVRAAACTDMALGNVEVPRLGQARLVLDHRSGTRTEIFSDLMSPTRERRIRLEFDTATLVGHYPCSEDDDTAQLRTTTEDGSSHLVFHDDALADFMLRAYEHFAGRRPITDLFDIQVRTVRLLAEAKRVCAAPATGAGRAAGPALTEAVPPRA from the coding sequence ATGCTGCACACGCTCGTCGTCGGTCTGGGCCGCTCGGGGCGGGGGCTGCACCTCCCGGCGCTGAACCGCGCCCGCGCCCTCGCCGGCCGCCGGCGCCTCTTCTCGCCCGGCCCCGTGCTGACCCACGACATCCGGGCGCTCCGGGGCGAGCCGCCCCTGCCGGGCACCCGCCCCGTGACCGCCCTGGCCGAGGCCGCGGCGCTGGTCGACCCCGCCCGCACCGTCGTCCACCTGTGCACCCCGCCCGGGGTCCGCTCGCGCCTGATGGCCGACCTCGCCGCCCTGGGCTACCGCCGCATCCTGGTCGAGAAGCCCCTGGCGCCCGACGAACCCGAACTCGCGGCCGTGCTCGGCGCCCGCCGCCGCCACGGCCTGGACCTCGTCGTGGTCGCGCAGTGGCTGACCAGCGCGCTGAGCTACCGGCTGCTCGCCGCCGCCCGCGAGGGCGCGTTCGGCGCCCTGCGCGCCATCTCGGTCCTGCAGACCAAGCCGAGATTCGTCCGCTCCCTGACCAGCCGCGCCCACCCCACCGTCTTCGACGTCGAGCTCCCGCACTCGGTCGGGCTGGCGCTGGCGCTGGCCGGCCCCGCGCGGGTGCGCGCCGCGGCGTGTACCGACATGGCCCTGGGCAACGTCGAGGTCCCCCGCCTGGGGCAGGCCCGGCTCGTCCTGGACCACCGCTCCGGTACCCGCACCGAGATCTTCTCCGACCTGATGTCGCCCACCCGCGAGCGCCGCATCCGCCTGGAGTTCGACACCGCCACGCTGGTGGGCCACTACCCCTGCAGCGAGGACGACGACACCGCCCAACTGCGCACCACCACCGAGGACGGGTCCTCCCACCTGGTCTTCCACGACGACGCGCTCGCCGACTTCATGCTGCGCGCCTACGAGCACTTCGCCGGGCGCCGCCCCATCACCGACCTGTTCGACATCCAGGTGCGCACGGTGCGCCTGCTCGCCGAGGCCAAGCGGGTGTGCGCCGCCCCCGCGACCGGCGCCGGCCGCGCCGCCGGCCCCGCCCTTACCGAGGCGGTGCCCCCCCGTGCCTGA